Proteins encoded together in one Mycolicibacter minnesotensis window:
- the purT gene encoding formate-dependent phosphoribosylglycinamide formyltransferase produces the protein MNGQAGELTTERLSTDGPSRTRVALLGSGDLSRELVTALQRLGAEVIAIDRYADATLHGVVDRSVVVDISDNDELTAAIRWLQPKFVVVASEVVATDALTVAADTGVTQLVPGIRGARLAADPEGMRRLAAEELGLPTAPYWFVGSVEELREVSERAGYPMSVKPVGGSVGEGRSVMVRDSDIEPAWQRAVAAGSAETPPRVLAETVVEFDSEVTLLAVHRDSPGGPALDFCAPIGHRSIEEPGGQLTVESWQPHPMSAVALDAAKSIAARVARALGGRGLFGVELLVYGDEVYFAGVTMRPYDAALLTLRTQRLSGFELQARGILGMATDTIMVSPGAARLIYSRRGTVSTPTPDSVAVVADALTVSESDVVVFSHHEGHPRRRLGLALATGPDVVVARDRAAQVATVLGKLWP, from the coding sequence GTGAACGGGCAGGCGGGTGAGTTGACGACCGAGCGGTTGTCCACAGACGGCCCCAGCCGGACCAGGGTTGCGTTGCTCGGGTCCGGTGACCTCAGCCGCGAATTGGTGACGGCATTGCAGCGCCTGGGCGCCGAGGTGATCGCGATCGACCGCTACGCCGATGCCACCCTGCACGGGGTCGTCGATCGCTCGGTGGTGGTCGATATCAGCGACAACGACGAACTGACGGCGGCCATCAGATGGTTGCAGCCCAAGTTCGTCGTGGTGGCCTCCGAAGTCGTGGCCACCGACGCGCTGACGGTCGCCGCCGACACCGGAGTCACCCAGTTGGTCCCCGGCATTCGCGGGGCCCGGTTGGCCGCGGATCCGGAGGGGATGCGGCGGCTGGCCGCCGAGGAGCTGGGGCTGCCCACCGCGCCGTATTGGTTCGTCGGCTCGGTGGAAGAACTGCGCGAGGTGTCCGAGCGGGCCGGCTACCCCATGTCGGTCAAACCGGTGGGCGGCTCGGTGGGCGAGGGCCGCTCGGTGATGGTGCGTGACAGCGACATCGAACCCGCGTGGCAGCGTGCGGTGGCGGCCGGTTCCGCGGAGACCCCGCCGCGGGTGCTGGCCGAGACCGTGGTGGAGTTCGACAGTGAGGTAACACTGCTGGCCGTGCATCGCGACAGCCCGGGCGGGCCGGCGCTGGACTTCTGCGCACCGATCGGCCACCGCAGCATCGAGGAGCCCGGCGGGCAACTGACGGTGGAGTCGTGGCAACCGCATCCGATGAGCGCGGTGGCGCTCGACGCGGCCAAATCGATCGCCGCGCGGGTCGCGCGGGCACTCGGGGGTCGCGGTCTGTTCGGAGTGGAGCTGTTGGTCTACGGCGATGAGGTGTACTTCGCCGGAGTCACTATGCGCCCCTACGATGCCGCGCTGCTGACCCTGCGCACCCAGCGGCTCTCCGGTTTCGAGTTGCAGGCACGCGGGATCCTCGGAATGGCGACCGACACCATCATGGTCTCGCCCGGTGCCGCTCGGCTGATCTACTCCCGCCGCGGCACCGTCAGCACGCCCACGCCGGACAGTGTCGCGGTGGTCGCCGATGCGCTCACCGTGAGCGAAAGTGACGTGGTGGTGTTCTCCCATCATGAGGGGCACCCCCGCCGGCGACTGGGGTTGGCGCTGGCCACCGGGCCGGACGTCGTGGTCGCGCGTGACCGAGCGGCGCAGGTCGCGACCGTTTTGGGCAAGCTCTGGCCGTGA
- a CDS encoding rhodanese-like domain-containing protein, with translation MSYAGDITPEQAWAILRDDPAATLIDVRTDAEWRFVGLPDVSGLDREVICIEWVHSDGSPNRDFTRELAARVAGGPAIFLCRSGNRSIGAAEAGTALGLTPSYNVLDGFEGQLDEHAHRGGTGWRAVGLPWTQS, from the coding sequence GTGAGCTACGCAGGAGATATCACACCCGAGCAGGCCTGGGCGATACTGCGCGACGACCCGGCGGCGACGCTGATTGACGTGCGCACCGACGCCGAATGGCGCTTCGTCGGTCTGCCTGACGTCTCCGGACTGGACCGCGAAGTCATCTGCATCGAGTGGGTGCACTCCGACGGAAGCCCCAACCGCGACTTCACCCGCGAACTGGCGGCGCGGGTGGCCGGCGGGCCCGCGATCTTCCTGTGCCGTTCGGGCAACCGCTCGATCGGCGCCGCCGAGGCCGGCACCGCGCTGGGTCTGACCCCGTCCTACAACGTGCTCGACGGCTTCGAGGGCCAGCTGGACGAGCACGCCCACCGGGGTGGCACCGGCTGGCGAGCCGTCGGCCTGCCCTGGACCCAGTCATGA
- a CDS encoding O-succinylhomoserine sulfhydrylase, with protein MSEQDPTPSVRIPRPLPDGVNAATLGVRGGLLRSQFDETSEALFLNSGYVYDSAAAAEQAFTGEIDRFVYSRYGNPTVSMFEERLRLIEGAPAAFATASGMAAVFVALGALLKAGDRLVAARSLFGSCFVICNEILPRWGVETVFVDGEDLTQWEQALSVPTDAVFFETPSNPMQSLVDIAAVVELAHAAGAKVVLDNVFATPLLQQGLPLGVDVVVYSGTKHLDGQGRVLGGAILGDKDYIDGPVQTLMRHTGPALSAFNAWVLLKGLETLSIRVDYANSAALRIAEFLEQHPAVRWVRYPFLASHPQYDLARRQMSGGGTVVTFELDAAQNAAKHKAFELLDKVKLIDISNNLGDAKSLITHPATTTHRAMGPDGRAAIGLGDGVVRISVGLEGTDDLIADLDQALG; from the coding sequence ATGAGTGAGCAGGACCCCACACCGTCGGTTCGCATCCCCCGACCGCTGCCCGACGGCGTCAATGCGGCCACCCTGGGCGTGCGTGGTGGCCTGCTCCGCTCACAGTTCGACGAGACCTCCGAGGCGCTGTTTCTCAATTCCGGCTATGTCTACGATTCGGCGGCCGCCGCGGAGCAGGCGTTCACCGGCGAGATCGATCGATTCGTCTACTCGCGATACGGAAACCCGACGGTCTCGATGTTCGAGGAACGGCTGCGACTGATCGAAGGCGCTCCGGCGGCTTTCGCCACCGCCAGCGGTATGGCGGCAGTGTTCGTCGCACTCGGCGCACTGTTGAAGGCCGGCGACCGTCTGGTGGCCGCCCGCAGCCTGTTCGGGTCGTGCTTCGTGATCTGCAACGAGATCCTGCCCCGCTGGGGTGTGGAAACCGTCTTCGTCGACGGCGAGGACCTCACGCAGTGGGAGCAGGCACTGTCGGTGCCCACCGACGCGGTGTTCTTCGAGACACCGTCGAACCCGATGCAATCGCTGGTCGATATCGCCGCGGTCGTCGAGCTGGCTCACGCCGCGGGCGCGAAAGTTGTGTTGGACAACGTTTTTGCCACCCCGCTGCTGCAGCAGGGGCTGCCCCTGGGAGTGGACGTGGTGGTGTACTCGGGTACCAAGCACCTCGACGGGCAGGGGCGGGTCCTGGGTGGGGCGATCCTGGGAGACAAGGACTACATCGACGGCCCGGTGCAGACCCTGATGCGCCACACCGGGCCCGCCCTGAGCGCCTTCAACGCGTGGGTTCTGCTCAAAGGTCTGGAGACGCTGTCGATCCGGGTCGACTACGCGAACTCCGCGGCGCTGCGCATCGCGGAGTTCTTGGAGCAGCACCCGGCCGTGCGCTGGGTGCGCTATCCCTTCCTGGCGTCGCACCCGCAATATGACTTGGCGCGCAGACAGATGTCCGGAGGCGGCACCGTCGTGACCTTCGAGCTCGACGCTGCGCAGAATGCGGCTAAGCACAAGGCGTTCGAGTTGTTGGACAAGGTGAAGCTGATCGACATCTCCAACAATCTCGGGGACGCGAAGTCCCTGATCACTCACCCGGCGACCACCACCCACCGGGCGATGGGTCCGGACGGGCGGGCCGCTATCGGACTCGGTGACGGGGTAGTGCGCATCTCTGTCGGCCTGGAAGGCACCGACGATCTGATCGCCGACCTGGATCAGGCGCTGGGCTAG
- a CDS encoding SDR family oxidoreductase, whose product MDNIRGKTIAITGAARGIGLATATALLARGARVVIGDRDVAVLDKAVKQLSSRGQVSGHPLDVTDRESFSTFLDKARADGDGHIDVLINNAGVMPVGPFLDQSPESIRSATEVNFYGVLNGCQLVLPEMIKRRSGHIINIASLAGIVAVPGQVLYAGTKFAVVGLSTAMSDEFAPHGVKVSAVLPTFTNTELISGTTPSSAQKPVEPEDIAAGVVKVLDKPKTLVSVPSFGRRVSILASLLPDGGRRWLNKKTQNDTVFLQFDTAARKAYEDRAQHATGVVEDN is encoded by the coding sequence GTGGACAACATTCGCGGCAAGACCATTGCCATCACCGGCGCGGCCCGTGGTATCGGGCTGGCCACCGCCACCGCCTTGCTGGCCAGGGGCGCCCGTGTCGTCATCGGCGACCGCGACGTCGCGGTCCTGGACAAAGCGGTCAAGCAACTGAGCTCGCGCGGTCAGGTCTCCGGACACCCGCTCGACGTGACCGACCGTGAGTCGTTCTCGACGTTCCTGGACAAGGCACGCGCCGACGGCGACGGGCACATCGACGTGCTGATCAACAACGCCGGCGTGATGCCGGTCGGGCCGTTTCTCGACCAGTCGCCGGAGAGCATTCGCTCGGCGACCGAGGTCAACTTCTACGGTGTGCTCAATGGCTGCCAGCTGGTGCTTCCCGAGATGATCAAGCGGCGCAGCGGCCACATCATCAACATCGCCTCGCTGGCCGGCATCGTGGCCGTACCGGGCCAGGTGCTCTACGCCGGGACCAAGTTCGCCGTCGTCGGTCTGAGTACCGCGATGTCCGACGAGTTCGCGCCGCACGGCGTCAAGGTCTCCGCTGTGCTGCCCACCTTCACCAACACCGAACTGATCTCGGGCACGACACCGTCGTCAGCCCAGAAGCCGGTGGAGCCCGAAGACATCGCCGCCGGCGTCGTCAAAGTGCTCGACAAGCCCAAGACGTTGGTCTCTGTGCCCAGCTTTGGGCGGCGCGTCTCGATCTTGGCGAGCCTGCTGCCGGACGGGGGCCGTCGCTGGCTGAACAAGAAGACCCAGAACGACACCGTGTTTCTACAGTTCGACACCGCGGCCCGCAAGGCCTACGAGGATCGCGCGCAGCACGCCACCGGCGTCGTCGAAGACAACTAG
- a CDS encoding acyl-CoA dehydrogenase family protein, whose product MATGGTAPFDPIDPLSLDSLLSDDEIALRDTVAKFCAEHVTPHIAEWFEIGDLPARELAREFGKLGLLGMHLDGYGCSGASAVHYGLACVELEAADSGLRSLVSVQGSLAMYSIYNNGSEEQKQQWLPGMAAGELIGCFGLTEPDVGSDPAAMTTRARRDGSDWVLNGRKMWITNGSIADVAVVWAATDEGIRGFIVPTDTPGFTANTIHHKLSLRASITSELVLDDVRLPADALLPHARGVKGALASLSEARYGIIWGAMGAARSAWQAARDYAMARTQFGQPIAGFQLTQAKLVDMALDLHKGQLLSLHLGRLKDGAGLRPEQVSFGKLNNTRTALDICRTARTILGGNGISLEYPVIRHMVNLESVLTYEGTPEMHQLVLGQAFTGLAAFR is encoded by the coding sequence ATGGCAACCGGTGGCACCGCGCCCTTCGACCCGATCGACCCGCTGAGTCTGGACAGCCTGCTCTCCGACGACGAGATCGCGCTGCGTGACACCGTCGCGAAGTTCTGCGCCGAACACGTCACGCCGCACATCGCCGAATGGTTCGAGATCGGCGACCTGCCGGCCCGGGAACTCGCGCGCGAGTTCGGCAAACTCGGGCTGTTGGGCATGCACCTGGACGGATACGGCTGCAGCGGGGCGTCAGCGGTGCACTACGGCCTGGCCTGTGTGGAGCTGGAGGCCGCCGACTCCGGTCTGCGTTCGCTGGTGTCGGTGCAGGGCTCGCTGGCGATGTACTCGATCTACAACAACGGCTCGGAAGAGCAGAAGCAGCAGTGGCTACCGGGCATGGCCGCTGGTGAGCTCATCGGCTGCTTCGGGCTCACCGAACCCGACGTCGGCTCGGACCCGGCCGCCATGACCACTCGGGCCCGCCGCGATGGTTCCGATTGGGTTCTCAACGGCCGCAAGATGTGGATCACCAATGGCTCGATCGCCGACGTCGCGGTGGTGTGGGCAGCCACCGACGAGGGCATCCGCGGGTTCATCGTGCCCACCGACACCCCCGGGTTCACCGCCAACACCATCCACCACAAGTTGTCGCTGCGCGCCTCGATCACCAGTGAACTGGTGCTCGACGATGTCCGGCTTCCCGCCGACGCCCTGCTGCCCCACGCCCGCGGCGTCAAGGGCGCGCTGGCCAGCCTGTCCGAGGCTCGCTACGGGATCATCTGGGGTGCGATGGGCGCGGCGAGGTCGGCCTGGCAGGCGGCCCGCGACTACGCAATGGCGCGCACCCAATTCGGCCAACCGATCGCGGGCTTCCAGCTCACCCAGGCAAAGCTGGTCGACATGGCCCTCGATCTGCACAAGGGGCAGTTGCTCTCGCTGCACCTGGGCCGCCTCAAAGACGGTGCGGGGCTACGCCCCGAACAGGTCAGCTTCGGCAAGCTCAACAACACGCGGACAGCGTTGGATATCTGCCGGACCGCCCGAACCATCTTGGGCGGCAACGGGATATCGCTGGAGTACCCGGTGATCAGGCACATGGTCAACCTGGAGTCGGTGCTGACCTACGAGGGCACGCCCGAGATGCATCAGCTGGTGCTGGGCCAGGCTTTCACAGGCCTCGCCGCCTTCCGCTGA
- a CDS encoding PGRS repeat-containing protein: MSRQHRTAHRRRRGLVTGAAAAVLALGVSPLGLAPTANADLEDLLDPSFWFDPANWSDTGFFTEIGTAVFDPTALGLGDLSSWFDGVGAADYSAFSLDDFTQGLYLQLHTGMQDWMSSSFGQQVGDLINPLFASGAVCGLICNGVDGTEIDPNGGTGGWLFGDGGNGYDADIAGVAGGDGGAAVWFGNGGAGGIGGAGADGGDGGISGALIGFGGAGGDGGEGLVGGIGGDGGDGGGAAGMWFSVGGFGGNGGAGGDALDGIGGAGGNGGNGGVPVANGPTDEGSRPSLGAELFKIGGAGGNGGAGGAGLTGGVGGTGGDGGLSWARFGGVTGGAAGAGGTGGDATEAGGAGGNGGMGGGTFSLFGGTGAAGGQGGAGGAVDGDDALAGAGGVGGQGGTAFAIFGGNGGAGGGGGTGGAAVGGGSTAGAGGQGGFGGIGGFLFGGQGGNGGTGGTGGAATGADSVAGTGGDGGTGGLGAIVSGGTAGAGGVGGTGGAGTGTGATAGSGGDGGNAGSFGGVYSSPEQFGGALRQLSVLSGKTPEEIQAQIDRLAATSGVLENPLFGSITSIFGGSGADGGAGGAGGDVSGPEGLAGSGGTGGDGSGGGGLLGGSGATGSGGAGGNGGDASGTDALAGNGGTGGNGASSGLFSGTGGNGGTGGTGGDGTDGASAGYGGAGGTGGTGSLFGSGGGNGGAGGAGGSSNGGVAGQGGSGGTGAVGLGGLFNAFETLLNGGTRPETGSGGGGGGGGGGAGNAGTGGDGGAGGSGTEAVGGTGGTGGTGVNGGTGGTGGAGAQGGSAASLTGGVAGGTGGNGGAGIGTGSTGGNGGTGGTSTTVQGGAGGNGGTGLDGGTGGNGGTGGNAGTSGRDYTTPADETTERTTVPGGAGGAGGKGGAGGTGVGAVKGGDGGTGGNGGNGTNATETGPGSAGGAGGDGGNGGQIGAGGNGRGGAGGNGADGEPDGVAGAAGGAGGNGGADGTPGAPGVPSASSDGGS, from the coding sequence ATGTCGCGTCAACACCGCACCGCTCACCGTCGTCGTCGAGGCCTGGTGACGGGCGCCGCGGCGGCCGTTCTGGCCTTGGGGGTGAGCCCGCTGGGGCTGGCGCCCACCGCCAACGCGGACTTGGAGGACCTGCTCGACCCGAGTTTTTGGTTCGACCCGGCCAACTGGTCAGACACCGGATTTTTCACCGAGATCGGCACCGCGGTGTTCGACCCCACCGCCCTGGGCCTGGGCGACCTGTCCTCCTGGTTCGACGGCGTGGGCGCGGCCGACTACTCGGCATTCAGCCTCGATGACTTCACCCAGGGCCTCTATCTGCAGTTGCACACCGGCATGCAGGACTGGATGTCCAGCTCCTTCGGGCAGCAGGTTGGCGATCTGATCAATCCCCTGTTCGCCTCCGGCGCGGTGTGCGGGCTGATCTGCAATGGCGTCGACGGCACCGAGATCGACCCCAATGGCGGCACGGGTGGCTGGCTGTTCGGCGATGGCGGTAATGGTTATGACGCCGACATCGCCGGGGTGGCCGGCGGAGACGGCGGCGCAGCGGTCTGGTTCGGCAATGGCGGGGCCGGCGGAATCGGCGGGGCCGGCGCCGATGGCGGCGACGGCGGCATCAGCGGTGCGCTGATCGGGTTCGGCGGCGCCGGAGGTGACGGCGGCGAGGGCCTGGTCGGTGGAATCGGCGGCGACGGCGGCGACGGCGGCGGCGCGGCCGGAATGTGGTTCTCCGTAGGCGGTTTCGGCGGCAACGGCGGTGCCGGCGGCGACGCACTGGACGGAATCGGCGGGGCCGGCGGCAACGGCGGCAACGGCGGTGTCCCCGTCGCCAACGGACCGACGGACGAAGGTTCGAGACCATCGCTGGGAGCTGAACTGTTCAAGATCGGCGGCGCCGGCGGCAACGGCGGGGCCGGGGGCGCCGGCCTGACCGGTGGAGTCGGCGGCACCGGCGGCGACGGCGGCCTGTCATGGGCGCGATTCGGCGGAGTGACCGGTGGGGCGGCCGGTGCCGGTGGCACCGGCGGTGACGCCACCGAGGCGGGCGGCGCCGGCGGCAACGGCGGAATGGGCGGCGGGACCTTCTCACTGTTCGGCGGCACCGGCGCCGCCGGCGGCCAGGGCGGGGCCGGCGGCGCCGTTGACGGCGACGACGCCCTCGCAGGAGCCGGCGGCGTCGGCGGTCAAGGCGGCACTGCCTTCGCCATCTTCGGCGGCAACGGCGGTGCGGGCGGTGGCGGTGGCACCGGCGGCGCCGCAGTCGGTGGCGGCAGCACTGCCGGCGCGGGCGGCCAGGGTGGCTTCGGCGGTATCGGCGGGTTCCTGTTCGGCGGGCAGGGCGGAAACGGCGGGACCGGCGGCACCGGCGGCGCTGCCACCGGTGCCGACAGCGTCGCCGGTACGGGCGGTGACGGTGGCACTGGCGGGCTGGGCGCCATCGTCAGCGGCGGTACTGCCGGCGCCGGAGGTGTCGGCGGAACGGGCGGTGCCGGCACCGGCACCGGTGCCACGGCGGGCAGCGGCGGTGACGGCGGTAACGCCGGTTCTTTCGGCGGTGTCTATAGCTCGCCCGAGCAGTTCGGCGGAGCGCTCAGGCAGCTCTCGGTCCTCTCCGGCAAAACGCCCGAGGAAATCCAGGCCCAGATCGACCGGCTCGCCGCTACGTCCGGAGTGTTGGAGAATCCCCTCTTCGGCTCGATCACCTCGATTTTCGGCGGTAGCGGCGCAGACGGCGGCGCCGGCGGAGCGGGCGGAGACGTCAGCGGGCCCGAGGGCCTGGCCGGCAGCGGCGGCACGGGCGGCGACGGCAGCGGCGGCGGCGGCTTGCTGGGCGGCTCAGGTGCCACCGGCAGCGGCGGCGCGGGAGGTAACGGCGGCGATGCCAGCGGCACCGACGCCCTGGCCGGCAACGGCGGAACAGGCGGAAACGGGGCTTCTAGCGGCCTCTTCTCCGGAACCGGAGGCAATGGCGGTACCGGTGGGACGGGCGGCGACGGCACCGACGGTGCGTCTGCCGGGTACGGCGGCGCCGGAGGAACGGGCGGGACGGGCTCTCTCTTCGGCAGCGGCGGCGGCAATGGCGGAGCCGGCGGAGCCGGGGGCAGCAGCAACGGCGGAGTCGCCGGGCAGGGCGGGTCCGGCGGTACCGGAGCCGTCGGCCTGGGTGGCCTTTTCAACGCTTTCGAGACCCTCCTGAACGGCGGCACCCGGCCGGAGACAGGTTCGGGCGGCGGCGGTGGCGGCGGCGGTGGCGGCGCCGGAAATGCCGGCACAGGTGGCGACGGCGGAGCCGGGGGCAGCGGAACCGAAGCCGTCGGCGGCACCGGTGGCACCGGTGGCACCGGAGTCAACGGCGGCACCGGAGGCACCGGCGGGGCCGGCGCCCAGGGCGGTTCCGCGGCTTCGCTGACCGGTGGCGTCGCCGGCGGCACCGGAGGAAATGGCGGTGCCGGAATCGGTACCGGCAGTACCGGGGGCAACGGCGGCACCGGCGGCACCAGCACCACTGTCCAGGGTGGCGCCGGCGGCAACGGTGGCACCGGGCTGGACGGCGGCACCGGCGGTAACGGGGGCACCGGCGGCAACGCCGGCACCAGCGGCCGTGACTACACCACGCCCGCTGACGAGACCACCGAGCGCACCACCGTCCCCGGCGGCGCAGGCGGAGCTGGCGGCAAGGGCGGCGCAGGCGGCACCGGCGTAGGGGCGGTCAAGGGCGGCGACGGCGGGACCGGCGGCAACGGCGGCAATGGCACGAACGCCACCGAGACCGGGCCTGGCAGTGCCGGTGGCGCGGGCGGCGACGGCGGCAACGGTGGTCAGATCGGCGCGGGCGGCAACGGTCGCGGTGGGGCCGGCGGCAACGGTGCCGACGGCGAGCCCGACGGCGTGGCCGGAGCGGCCGGTGGGGCCGGCGGCAACGGCGGAGCCGATGGCACCCCGGGAGCGCCCGGGGTGCCCAGCGCGAGTTCTGACGGCGGAAGCTGA
- a CDS encoding acyl-CoA synthetase translates to MDPAARTANRTRPDTAGVSVLRVQTPPIDLGSWIARRAAATPLLPAITFGETTWNYRDFADRIDRLAAELTAGGTERGDRVGYAGLNHPDFLVTLFAAARIGASFVPLNWRLTAAELGYILGNAQVHTLIADAERAAVIDPVRAEAGLQRLIALDPVTGTEVLDELLAQRAPLAEPVFADPDDIAVIMYTSGTTGHPKGAMLTHANLFWNNVNALLTFDTSQNDVSLVCAPLFHIGGLNVTTLVTLQKGGQIVLMPTFDPAEALRLIAEHRITTMFGVPAMFLFMSQRPEFADTDLSSVRNFVCGGAPVPEPLIRLYGDRGIPFAQGYGLTETAPLALVLRTDEVGVKIGAAGNQVLPLSDVRLVDIDNQPVPAGVRGEICVRGPQVMAGYWRNPEATAAVIDAQGWFHTGDIGQADDEGYIWVLDRVKDMVISGGENVYPAEVEDVLYGHPAVAEVAVLGTPHEKWGEAVTAVVALRPGASLELEELRDHARGKLAAFKLPIRLEFIDALPRTQSGKVVKYQLRERLSPQQDAQ, encoded by the coding sequence ATGGATCCCGCTGCGCGTACCGCGAACCGCACACGCCCCGACACCGCCGGGGTTAGCGTTCTTCGAGTGCAGACACCCCCGATCGACCTCGGCTCCTGGATCGCCCGGCGGGCGGCGGCGACGCCGCTGCTTCCGGCCATCACCTTCGGTGAGACAACCTGGAACTACCGCGATTTCGCCGATCGGATAGACCGATTGGCGGCCGAGCTGACCGCCGGGGGAACCGAGCGCGGAGATCGAGTCGGCTACGCGGGGCTGAACCACCCCGACTTCCTGGTGACACTGTTCGCCGCCGCCCGGATCGGGGCGTCTTTCGTCCCGCTGAACTGGCGACTGACCGCCGCCGAACTCGGCTACATCCTGGGCAATGCGCAGGTGCACACCCTGATCGCCGACGCCGAGCGCGCGGCGGTGATCGATCCGGTGCGCGCGGAGGCGGGGCTGCAACGATTGATCGCCCTCGACCCCGTAACGGGCACGGAGGTGCTCGATGAGCTCCTGGCGCAGCGCGCTCCATTGGCCGAGCCGGTGTTCGCCGACCCCGACGACATCGCGGTGATCATGTACACCTCCGGCACCACCGGGCACCCCAAGGGGGCCATGCTCACCCACGCAAACCTGTTCTGGAACAACGTCAATGCGCTGCTGACGTTCGACACCAGCCAGAATGATGTGTCGTTGGTCTGCGCGCCGCTGTTTCACATCGGCGGCCTCAACGTCACCACGCTGGTCACCCTGCAAAAGGGTGGGCAGATCGTGCTGATGCCCACCTTCGACCCCGCCGAGGCGCTCCGGCTGATCGCCGAGCACCGGATCACCACCATGTTCGGGGTCCCGGCGATGTTTCTGTTCATGAGCCAGCGGCCGGAGTTCGCCGACACCGACCTGTCCAGCGTGCGCAACTTCGTCTGCGGTGGCGCCCCCGTGCCCGAACCGTTGATCCGGCTCTACGGCGATCGCGGCATTCCGTTCGCCCAGGGCTACGGGCTCACCGAGACCGCGCCGCTGGCCTTGGTGCTGCGCACCGATGAGGTCGGCGTGAAGATCGGTGCCGCGGGCAATCAGGTGCTGCCACTGTCGGATGTGCGGCTCGTCGATATCGACAATCAGCCGGTACCGGCCGGCGTACGCGGGGAGATCTGCGTACGCGGGCCGCAGGTGATGGCCGGCTACTGGCGCAACCCCGAGGCCACCGCCGCGGTGATCGACGCGCAGGGCTGGTTTCACACCGGTGATATCGGGCAGGCCGACGACGAGGGCTACATCTGGGTGCTCGACCGGGTGAAGGACATGGTGATCTCAGGCGGCGAGAACGTCTATCCCGCCGAGGTCGAAGACGTGCTGTACGGGCATCCTGCCGTGGCCGAGGTGGCGGTGCTGGGCACCCCGCACGAGAAGTGGGGTGAGGCGGTGACCGCGGTGGTGGCGCTACGCCCGGGCGCGTCGTTGGAACTCGAGGAGTTGCGCGACCACGCTCGCGGCAAACTCGCGGCGTTCAAGTTGCCCATCCGGCTGGAGTTCATCGACGCCCTACCCCGGACACAGTCCGGCAAAGTGGTGAAATACCAGCTCCGCGAGAGGCTTTCACCACAGCAGGACGCGCAATAA
- a CDS encoding alkaline phosphatase family protein — MPGSICDILPSTAALLGAPDATDTLGLRESVGDVRRVVLVLVDGLGYHLLPQLTRDAPLLASALAGTTGHLSELSCTFPSTTPTNLVSLGTGVPPGEHGVLGFTVNIPGTEQVLTHIFWGDQPSPTVWQPVPTWFERLRAAGVGARAVLPELFVGSGLTEAAYRGAEFCPVGKGESYARRVVAELASPGLVYAYTAALDNAAHASGVGSAHWHAAAARVDALLEHLLTNLPDDAALVVTADHGGINVPDRARIDLDADPALSAGIRVVAGEPRVRYLHTEPGATADVLAVWTERLAGRAVVQSREQLVDSGVFGSVPQRHLARIGDVVVTCTGDTAILASKHEPPQASALVGFHGALTPAETAIPLIVFSR; from the coding sequence GTGCCCGGTTCGATCTGCGACATTCTGCCCTCCACGGCCGCACTGCTCGGGGCTCCGGACGCAACCGACACACTCGGCCTGCGTGAGAGTGTCGGGGACGTGCGGCGAGTGGTGTTGGTGCTGGTCGACGGGCTGGGCTATCACCTGTTGCCGCAACTGACCCGCGATGCGCCGCTGCTGGCCTCGGCGCTGGCCGGCACCACCGGGCACCTGAGCGAGCTGTCCTGCACCTTCCCCTCCACGACGCCCACCAACCTGGTTTCGCTGGGCACCGGCGTGCCGCCCGGTGAGCACGGTGTGCTGGGTTTCACCGTCAACATTCCCGGAACCGAGCAGGTGCTCACACACATCTTCTGGGGTGATCAGCCCTCGCCCACGGTGTGGCAGCCGGTGCCCACCTGGTTCGAGCGGCTGCGTGCCGCCGGAGTGGGCGCCCGCGCCGTGCTGCCAGAACTGTTCGTGGGCAGCGGCCTGACCGAGGCTGCCTATCGCGGCGCGGAGTTCTGCCCGGTGGGCAAGGGTGAGTCCTATGCGAGGCGCGTCGTGGCCGAACTGGCCTCGCCGGGCCTTGTCTACGCCTACACCGCCGCCCTCGACAATGCGGCACACGCGTCGGGCGTCGGCTCAGCGCACTGGCACGCCGCTGCCGCCAGGGTCGATGCCCTGCTGGAGCATCTGCTGACAAACCTGCCCGACGACGCGGCGCTGGTGGTCACCGCGGACCATGGCGGGATCAACGTGCCCGACCGGGCCCGCATCGATCTGGACGCCGATCCGGCGCTGAGCGCCGGCATTCGGGTGGTCGCCGGCGAGCCGCGGGTCCGCTACCTACATACCGAACCCGGCGCCACCGCAGATGTTTTGGCGGTCTGGACCGAGCGTCTGGCCGGTCGGGCAGTGGTCCAAAGCCGCGAGCAGTTGGTTGACTCCGGGGTGTTCGGGTCGGTGCCCCAACGGCATCTGGCGCGTATCGGCGACGTCGTGGTGACCTGTACCGGCGACACCGCGATCCTGGCGAGCAAACACGAGCCCCCGCAAGCGTCGGCGCTGGTGGGCTTCCACGGTGCGCTGACCCCAGCCGAGACAGCGATCCCGCTCATCGTCTTCTCTCGTTGA